From a region of the Apis cerana isolate GH-2021 linkage group LG13, AcerK_1.0, whole genome shotgun sequence genome:
- the LOC107998779 gene encoding transmembrane protein 132E isoform X1, whose protein sequence is MDKLAYTTTTNLRLRLAGMLMDMWIFFLFVAIADVAASVEVHFENKDGGFFLKHIPRQYYPVRGDSISAISPSTGTLSSGAPSPAPGSVLSIDKFTVFQTSEPVSVRATYGPFSTKQTVPARYIVPDPLDALPGPETRRNLTAATILDAQELGARHLDMSAHLVGNSVPRDSPVLRVLFHAGSEAGGRRQLLLARHQRVCVVLHASLATPSRSTVNRNNARPYPPSSSSSSSSSSSTSSFSSSTSTSALTAACSPDGENGVCLAQITIPADWWAPLPPPDASGRVKVAKSLPRLVQVAYSVLEPRTEEAGSADNGAGFCRPRVQIQPVTPLGQVPLAPNRADYKELKADDSLTLLVPHGPLYPRSRLHVPAFLHPSKTTDPRQERAPLVIAVYLRARVKSGVKILDASSSNPDWIVDSKINAKNTIATFTARRKENASRLPSASAEEILTMLLEASEEGMEGNWDGGRIVWSVRYAFDNGSQLNGMDQLQQRLQQRQMQQHHHHHHAERRKLQVRLEIQKDDIQAVLPISKNWEVMNTAVLTGRQVSQGMKVFIVSQAGTVADVTLQSSCHSEDESVLKVSSSCSSVYVDGTEIRGSSNASVLVKYGTYTGLAKFTVWMPEFPLEMTVGDTRLSQIKGWKVAEEHVAGAKSKRSLNSTRSSEPRTRKRSAAELEDTSMDIEDADVILEEDEQEERFRGNDNWDAINSIDRGPSTNCRLRFQQSPVEVHARFLATDHDSGRVSYFVNRRTWLRVTDLVNGMLRVSDPRIADLLQGRIVQGRGVGRTEVQVLSPITSKVIGAKEVRVGNDRVAITRLSVRVVSGLQLTISPDTAIENGYVAETSVTRKLTAQYQEGLLDIDVEFSDGTRTPLREIAVNDYHLLVESLDPEVVAFAPMVASHHPRVIAVGEGRGDLLRVSLQLADACRLTGRRSGKGSQRATAATLATASANVEVDFASSDLPNRPEFVQNDGGGTVGSHHHRERKTSRGEMAPDLHDILIGLPLKDENGHEHEHKHEHEPLVQARQHRTAIANGMSSGGMGGVGIRHHGGARMSPLEIGMYVLLAAFCFAIVVFVVSCVVYASKFKPQPPDSPLAGSALPVLSGAARARAAANQLASGRRPPRESTTNAHDWVWLGRATLERAACGPQQVRVTSNPLAGENEGEGGELATCFDNPNHIELPSAGQRSNGSNGQPIDTTTYCKRDKMPRNSFVTKQVSKPSTVVSATTIPTPPSMLTSTVTSARNDNDDVPPPLPPHGIPVAAAMGPTTAAAAQAASVGATTANNNGNEDYKPPVPPHRNTGVIVRVPETPRKHRHRGSSGSAGMNQQHGNNNQRHSKQIHHVKPHGKARVGSPKEKDGEEEEFVELASHEDNRHVAKDVRGREVKRATIVGNPMFSSFSTNAVASSMNVSTPTVVSSSSSPPNSSPSSSAASSSSSSSSSSSSSSSSSSSSSASLSHEQEESVALDDLNLGMDYNQIMQYFDNLKESNA, encoded by the exons ACGTGGCGGCCTCGGTGGAGGTTCACTTCGAGAACAAAGATGGCGGATTTTTCCTGAAGCACATACCGAGGCAGTACTATCCCGTGAGAGGGGATTCCATCTCTGCGATATCTCCGTCGACGGGGACGTTATCGAGCGGGGCCCCATCGCCCGCGCCGGGCTCCGTCCTCTCGATAGACAAATTCACGGTGTTTCAGACGAGCGAGCCTGTGTCAGTGCGGGCCACTTACGGCCCATTCAGCACGAAGCAAACCGTGCCCGCCCGCTACATAGTGCCGGATCCATTGGACGCGCTGCCCGGCCCGGAAACGAGGCGGAATCTCACGGCTGCGACGATCCTGGACGCGCAGGAGCTGGGCGCCCGTCACCTGGACATGTCCGCCCATCTGGTCGGGAACAGCGTGCCTCGCGACTCGCCCGTGCTTAGAGTGCTGTTCCACGCCGGAAGCGAGGCTGGCGGAAGGCGCCAGTTGCTCCTCGCCCGCCATCAGAGAGTGTGCGTGGTTCTTCACGCGAGCCTGGCCACCCCGTCGAGGAGCACCGTTAATAGAAACAACGCAAGGCCTTACCCCCCTtcgtcttcctcctcctcctcctcctcctcctccacttcCTCCTTCTCGAGTTCGACGTCCACTTCCGCTCTAACGGCAGCCTGCAGCCCCGACGGGGAGAACGGAGTTTGCTTGGCGCAGATCACCATACCTGCCGATTGGTGGGCACCGTTACCGCCGCCGGACGCTTCCGGCCGGGTCAAGGTCGCCAAGAGCCTGCCCAGGCTCGTGCAGGTCGCCTACTCCGTGCTCGAGCCGCGGACGGAGGAGGCAGGCTCGGCCGACAACGGGGCAGGCTTCTGCAGGCCGAGGGTCCAGATTCAACCCGTCACGCCGCTCGGTCAGGTGCCCCTCGCTCCGAACCGGGCCGATTACAAGGAGCTCAAGGCCGACGATTCGCTCACTCTTCTGGTACCGCACGGCCCCCTCTACCCGAGGTCCCGGCTGCACGTCCCGGCGTTCCTTCATCCGTCCAAGACCACCGACCCGAGACAGGAGAGGGCACCGCTCGTCATCGCGGTATACCTTAG GGCCAGGGTGAAATCCGGCGTGAAAATCTTGGACGCGTCGTCCAGCAACCCGGACTGGATCGTAGACAGCAAGATCAACGCGAAGAACACGATCGCCACGTTCACCGCGAGGCGAAAGGAGAATGCCTCCCGATTACCAAGCGC ATCGGCGGAGGAGATCCTGACGATGCTTCTCGAGGCGAGCGAGGAGGGGATGGAGGGGAATTGGGACGGTGGTCGGATCGTGTGGAGCGTGCGTTACGCTTTCGACAACGGGTCCCAGTTAAACGGGATGGATCAGCTGCAGCAAAGATTGCAGCAGAGACAGATGCAGCAAcatcatcatcaccatcaTGCCGAGAGGCGGAAGCTCCAGGTTCGTCTTGAGATACAGAAGGACGACATACAGGCTGTCCTGCCTATATCCAAG AACTGGGAGGTGATGAACACGGCGGTGCTGACCGGTCGGCAAGTATCGCAGGGGATGAAGGTGTTCATCGTGAGCCAAGCGGGAACCGTGGCCGACGTCACGCTGCAATCCTCCTGCCACTCGGAGGACGAGAGCGTGCTCAAG GTGTCGTCCTCTTGTAGCAGCGTGTACGTGGACGGAACGGAGATACGGGGTTCGAGCAACGCTTCCGTCCTCGTGAAATACGGCACGTACACGGGCCTGGCTAAATTCACAGTTTGGATGCCGGAATTTCCTTTGGAGATGACCGTGGGAGATACGAGATTGAGCCAGATCAAAGGGTGGAAAGTGGCCGAGGAGCACGTAGCTGGGGCGAAAAGCAAACGCAGTTTGAACTCTACGCGGTCGAGCGAGCCGAGGACGAGAAAGAGGAGTGCCGCGGAATTGGAGGACACCTCGATGGACATCGAGGACGCGGACGTGATCTTGGAGGAGGACGAGCAGGAGGAGAGATTTCGTGGGAACGATAACTGGGATGCTATTAACTCCATCGATAGGGGGCCCTCGACCAACTGCAGGCTCCGTTTCCAGCAGAGCCCGGTCGAGGTGCACGCGAGATTCCTGGCTACCGACCACGATTCCGGCAGGGTATCCTACTTCGTGAATCGCCGAACTTGGCTGCGAGTGACCGATCTGGTGAACGGGATGCTCCGAGTTTCGGATCCAAGGATCGCCGACCTGCTGCAGGGGAGGATCGTGCAGGGTCGCGGGGTGGGGAGGACGGAAGTGCAGGTTCTTTCGCCGATCACGAGCAAAGTGATCGGCGCGAAGGAAGTGCGAGTGGGTAACGATCGAGTGGCGATTACCAGGCTGTCCGTCAGAGTGGTATCCGGTTTACAACTGACCATCAGCCCCGACACCGCTATAGAGAACGGATACGTGGCGGAGACATCGGTCACGAGGAAGTTGACCGCTCAGTATCAG GAGGGTCTGTTGGATATAGACGTGGAATTCTCGGACGGTACGAGAACACCGCTGAGAGAGATCGCCGTGAACGACTATCATTTGTTGGTGGAGAGTTTAGATCCGGAAGTGGTGGCGTTCGCCCCGATGGTCGCCTCTCACCATCCGCGGGTGATCGCAGTGGGCGAGGGACGAGGCGATTTGTTACGAGTCAGTCTTCAGCTGGCGGATGCCTGTCGCCTGACCGGCAGGAGGTCCGGGAAGGGGTCTCAAAGGGCGACCGCCGCCACCCTCGCCACCGCTTCAGCCAACGTCGAGGTGGACTTTGCCTCGAGCGATCTCCCCAATCGACCCGAATTCGTGCAGAACGACGGAGGTGGAACGGTTGGCTCCCATCATCACAGGGAGAGGAAGACGAGCAGGGGAGAGATGGCGCCCGATTTGCACGACATCTTAATCG GGCTACCGCTGAAAGACGAGAACGGGCACGAGCACGAGCACAAGCACGAGCACGAACCCTTGGTGCAGGCACGGCAGCACCGCACCGCTATAGCTAATGGCATGTCTTCAGGAGGTATGGGCGGCGTCGGGATACGGCATCACGGAGGGGCGCGTATGAGTCCTCTCGAGATCGGGATGTACGTCCTTCTCGCGGCCTTCTGTTTCGCCATCGTCGTCTTCGTCGTTTCCTGCGTGGTCTACGCGAGCAAGTTCAAGCCCCAACCGCCGGATTCCCCGTTAGCCGGCTCCGCGCTTCCTGTGCTGTCCGGAGCAGCGAGGGCAAGAGCTGCGGCCAACCAGTTGGCGTCGGGGAGAAGGCCTCCCAGAGAGTCTACAACGAACGCGCACGATTGGGTATGGCTGGGGAGAGCCACCCTCGAGAGGGCCGCCTGCGGGCCGCAACag GTAAGAGTGACCAGCAATCCTCTGGCTGGCGAAAACGAGGGAGAAGGAGGCGAGCTGGCCACTTGCTTCGACAATCCGAACCATATCGAGCTGCCTTCGGCCGGGCAGCGCAGCAATGGATCGAACGGCCAGCCGATCGATACGACCACTTACTGCAAGAGGGACAAGATGCCGCGAAACAGTTTCGTTACGAAACAAGTGTCGAAACCGTCCACGGTCGTGTCCGCTACCACGATCCCCACTCCACCATCCATGCTTACGTCCACCGTTACTTCCGCGCGGAACGA CAACGACGATGTACCACCACCCCTACCGCCGCACGGGATACCCGTGGCCGCAGCAATGGGTCCAAcgacggcggcggcggcgcaGGCTGCCTCTGTCGGCGCGACGACGGCCAATAACAACGGGAACGAGGATTACAAACCGCCCGTGCCGCCGCACAGGAACACGGGAGTGATCGTGCGGGTGCCGGAAACGCCGAGGAAACACCGGCACAGGGGGTCGAGCGGGAGCGCGGGCATGAACCAGCAACACGGGAACAACAATCAACGGCACAGCAAGCAGATTCATCACGTGAAGCCGCATGGTAAAGCTAGAGTAGGTAGCCCGAAAGAGAAGGACGGGGAAGAAGAGGAGTTCGTGGAGCTGGCGAGTCACGAGGACAACAGGCACGTTGCGAAGGACGTGAGGGGCAGGGAGGTGAAGAGGGCGACGATCGTCGGTAATCCCATGTTCTCCTCGTTCTCGACGAACGCGGTCGCCTCCTCGATGAACGTGTCCACCCCGACCGTGGTCTCATCCTCCTCGTCGCCGCCTAACTCGTCTCCGTCCTCCTCcgccgcctcctcctcctcttcgtcctcctcctcctcctcctcgtcctcatcctcctcctcctcctcgtccgcGTCCCTGTCCCACGAGCAGGAGGAATCGGTTGCACTGGACGACCTGAACCTGGGCATGGACTACAACCAGATCATGCAGTACTTCGACAATTTGAAAGAGTCGAACGCCTAG
- the LOC107998779 gene encoding transmembrane protein 132E isoform X3, protein MDKLAYTTTTNLRLRLAGMLMDMWIFFLFVAIADVAASVEVHFENKDGGFFLKHIPRQYYPVRGDSISAISPSTGTLSSGAPSPAPGSVLSIDKFTVFQTSEPVSVRATYGPFSTKQTVPARYIVPDPLDALPGPETRRNLTAATILDAQELGARHLDMSAHLVGNSVPRDSPVLRVLFHAGSEAGGRRQLLLARHQRVCVVLHASLATPSRSTVNRNNARPYPPSSSSSSSSSSSTSSFSSSTSTSALTAACSPDGENGVCLAQITIPADWWAPLPPPDASGRVKVAKSLPRLVQVAYSVLEPRTEEAGSADNGAGFCRPRVQIQPVTPLGQVPLAPNRADYKELKADDSLTLLVPHGPLYPRSRLHVPAFLHPSKTTDPRQERAPLVIAVYLRARVKSGVKILDASSSNPDWIVDSKINAKNTIATFTARRKENASRLPSASAEEILTMLLEASEEGMEGNWDGGRIVWSVRYAFDNGSQLNGMDQLQQRLQQRQMQQHHHHHHAERRKLQVRLEIQKDDIQAVLPISKNWEVMNTAVLTGRQVSQGMKVFIVSQAGTVADVTLQSSCHSEDESVLKVSSSCSSVYVDGTEIRGSSNASVLVKYGTYTGLAKFTVWMPEFPLEMTVGDTRLSQIKGWKVAEEHVAGAKSKRSLNSTRSSEPRTRKRSAAELEDTSMDIEDADVILEEDEQEERFRGNDNWDAINSIDRGPSTNCRLRFQQSPVEVHARFLATDHDSGRVSYFVNRRTWLRVTDLVNGMLRVSDPRIADLLQGRIVQGRGVGRTEVQVLSPITSKVIGAKEVRVGNDRVAITRLSVRVVSGLQLTISPDTAIENGYVAETSVTRKLTAQYQEGLLDIDVEFSDGTRTPLREIAVNDYHLLVESLDPEVVAFAPMVASHHPRVIAVGEGRGDLLRVSLQLADACRLTGRRSGKGSQRATAATLATASANVEVDFASSDLPNRPEFVQNDGGGTVGSHHHRERKTSRGEMAPDLHDILIGGMGGVGIRHHGGARMSPLEIGMYVLLAAFCFAIVVFVVSCVVYASKFKPQPPDSPLAGSALPVLSGAARARAAANQLASGRRPPRESTTNAHDWVWLGRATLERAACGPQQVRVTSNPLAGENEGEGGELATCFDNPNHIELPSAGQRSNGSNGQPIDTTTYCKRDKMPRNSFVTKQVSKPSTVVSATTIPTPPSMLTSTVTSARNDNDDVPPPLPPHGIPVAAAMGPTTAAAAQAASVGATTANNNGNEDYKPPVPPHRNTGVIVRVPETPRKHRHRGSSGSAGMNQQHGNNNQRHSKQIHHVKPHGKARVGSPKEKDGEEEEFVELASHEDNRHVAKDVRGREVKRATIVGNPMFSSFSTNAVASSMNVSTPTVVSSSSSPPNSSPSSSAASSSSSSSSSSSSSSSSSSSSSASLSHEQEESVALDDLNLGMDYNQIMQYFDNLKESNA, encoded by the exons ACGTGGCGGCCTCGGTGGAGGTTCACTTCGAGAACAAAGATGGCGGATTTTTCCTGAAGCACATACCGAGGCAGTACTATCCCGTGAGAGGGGATTCCATCTCTGCGATATCTCCGTCGACGGGGACGTTATCGAGCGGGGCCCCATCGCCCGCGCCGGGCTCCGTCCTCTCGATAGACAAATTCACGGTGTTTCAGACGAGCGAGCCTGTGTCAGTGCGGGCCACTTACGGCCCATTCAGCACGAAGCAAACCGTGCCCGCCCGCTACATAGTGCCGGATCCATTGGACGCGCTGCCCGGCCCGGAAACGAGGCGGAATCTCACGGCTGCGACGATCCTGGACGCGCAGGAGCTGGGCGCCCGTCACCTGGACATGTCCGCCCATCTGGTCGGGAACAGCGTGCCTCGCGACTCGCCCGTGCTTAGAGTGCTGTTCCACGCCGGAAGCGAGGCTGGCGGAAGGCGCCAGTTGCTCCTCGCCCGCCATCAGAGAGTGTGCGTGGTTCTTCACGCGAGCCTGGCCACCCCGTCGAGGAGCACCGTTAATAGAAACAACGCAAGGCCTTACCCCCCTtcgtcttcctcctcctcctcctcctcctcctccacttcCTCCTTCTCGAGTTCGACGTCCACTTCCGCTCTAACGGCAGCCTGCAGCCCCGACGGGGAGAACGGAGTTTGCTTGGCGCAGATCACCATACCTGCCGATTGGTGGGCACCGTTACCGCCGCCGGACGCTTCCGGCCGGGTCAAGGTCGCCAAGAGCCTGCCCAGGCTCGTGCAGGTCGCCTACTCCGTGCTCGAGCCGCGGACGGAGGAGGCAGGCTCGGCCGACAACGGGGCAGGCTTCTGCAGGCCGAGGGTCCAGATTCAACCCGTCACGCCGCTCGGTCAGGTGCCCCTCGCTCCGAACCGGGCCGATTACAAGGAGCTCAAGGCCGACGATTCGCTCACTCTTCTGGTACCGCACGGCCCCCTCTACCCGAGGTCCCGGCTGCACGTCCCGGCGTTCCTTCATCCGTCCAAGACCACCGACCCGAGACAGGAGAGGGCACCGCTCGTCATCGCGGTATACCTTAG GGCCAGGGTGAAATCCGGCGTGAAAATCTTGGACGCGTCGTCCAGCAACCCGGACTGGATCGTAGACAGCAAGATCAACGCGAAGAACACGATCGCCACGTTCACCGCGAGGCGAAAGGAGAATGCCTCCCGATTACCAAGCGC ATCGGCGGAGGAGATCCTGACGATGCTTCTCGAGGCGAGCGAGGAGGGGATGGAGGGGAATTGGGACGGTGGTCGGATCGTGTGGAGCGTGCGTTACGCTTTCGACAACGGGTCCCAGTTAAACGGGATGGATCAGCTGCAGCAAAGATTGCAGCAGAGACAGATGCAGCAAcatcatcatcaccatcaTGCCGAGAGGCGGAAGCTCCAGGTTCGTCTTGAGATACAGAAGGACGACATACAGGCTGTCCTGCCTATATCCAAG AACTGGGAGGTGATGAACACGGCGGTGCTGACCGGTCGGCAAGTATCGCAGGGGATGAAGGTGTTCATCGTGAGCCAAGCGGGAACCGTGGCCGACGTCACGCTGCAATCCTCCTGCCACTCGGAGGACGAGAGCGTGCTCAAG GTGTCGTCCTCTTGTAGCAGCGTGTACGTGGACGGAACGGAGATACGGGGTTCGAGCAACGCTTCCGTCCTCGTGAAATACGGCACGTACACGGGCCTGGCTAAATTCACAGTTTGGATGCCGGAATTTCCTTTGGAGATGACCGTGGGAGATACGAGATTGAGCCAGATCAAAGGGTGGAAAGTGGCCGAGGAGCACGTAGCTGGGGCGAAAAGCAAACGCAGTTTGAACTCTACGCGGTCGAGCGAGCCGAGGACGAGAAAGAGGAGTGCCGCGGAATTGGAGGACACCTCGATGGACATCGAGGACGCGGACGTGATCTTGGAGGAGGACGAGCAGGAGGAGAGATTTCGTGGGAACGATAACTGGGATGCTATTAACTCCATCGATAGGGGGCCCTCGACCAACTGCAGGCTCCGTTTCCAGCAGAGCCCGGTCGAGGTGCACGCGAGATTCCTGGCTACCGACCACGATTCCGGCAGGGTATCCTACTTCGTGAATCGCCGAACTTGGCTGCGAGTGACCGATCTGGTGAACGGGATGCTCCGAGTTTCGGATCCAAGGATCGCCGACCTGCTGCAGGGGAGGATCGTGCAGGGTCGCGGGGTGGGGAGGACGGAAGTGCAGGTTCTTTCGCCGATCACGAGCAAAGTGATCGGCGCGAAGGAAGTGCGAGTGGGTAACGATCGAGTGGCGATTACCAGGCTGTCCGTCAGAGTGGTATCCGGTTTACAACTGACCATCAGCCCCGACACCGCTATAGAGAACGGATACGTGGCGGAGACATCGGTCACGAGGAAGTTGACCGCTCAGTATCAG GAGGGTCTGTTGGATATAGACGTGGAATTCTCGGACGGTACGAGAACACCGCTGAGAGAGATCGCCGTGAACGACTATCATTTGTTGGTGGAGAGTTTAGATCCGGAAGTGGTGGCGTTCGCCCCGATGGTCGCCTCTCACCATCCGCGGGTGATCGCAGTGGGCGAGGGACGAGGCGATTTGTTACGAGTCAGTCTTCAGCTGGCGGATGCCTGTCGCCTGACCGGCAGGAGGTCCGGGAAGGGGTCTCAAAGGGCGACCGCCGCCACCCTCGCCACCGCTTCAGCCAACGTCGAGGTGGACTTTGCCTCGAGCGATCTCCCCAATCGACCCGAATTCGTGCAGAACGACGGAGGTGGAACGGTTGGCTCCCATCATCACAGGGAGAGGAAGACGAGCAGGGGAGAGATGGCGCCCGATTTGCACGACATCTTAATCG GAGGTATGGGCGGCGTCGGGATACGGCATCACGGAGGGGCGCGTATGAGTCCTCTCGAGATCGGGATGTACGTCCTTCTCGCGGCCTTCTGTTTCGCCATCGTCGTCTTCGTCGTTTCCTGCGTGGTCTACGCGAGCAAGTTCAAGCCCCAACCGCCGGATTCCCCGTTAGCCGGCTCCGCGCTTCCTGTGCTGTCCGGAGCAGCGAGGGCAAGAGCTGCGGCCAACCAGTTGGCGTCGGGGAGAAGGCCTCCCAGAGAGTCTACAACGAACGCGCACGATTGGGTATGGCTGGGGAGAGCCACCCTCGAGAGGGCCGCCTGCGGGCCGCAACag GTAAGAGTGACCAGCAATCCTCTGGCTGGCGAAAACGAGGGAGAAGGAGGCGAGCTGGCCACTTGCTTCGACAATCCGAACCATATCGAGCTGCCTTCGGCCGGGCAGCGCAGCAATGGATCGAACGGCCAGCCGATCGATACGACCACTTACTGCAAGAGGGACAAGATGCCGCGAAACAGTTTCGTTACGAAACAAGTGTCGAAACCGTCCACGGTCGTGTCCGCTACCACGATCCCCACTCCACCATCCATGCTTACGTCCACCGTTACTTCCGCGCGGAACGA CAACGACGATGTACCACCACCCCTACCGCCGCACGGGATACCCGTGGCCGCAGCAATGGGTCCAAcgacggcggcggcggcgcaGGCTGCCTCTGTCGGCGCGACGACGGCCAATAACAACGGGAACGAGGATTACAAACCGCCCGTGCCGCCGCACAGGAACACGGGAGTGATCGTGCGGGTGCCGGAAACGCCGAGGAAACACCGGCACAGGGGGTCGAGCGGGAGCGCGGGCATGAACCAGCAACACGGGAACAACAATCAACGGCACAGCAAGCAGATTCATCACGTGAAGCCGCATGGTAAAGCTAGAGTAGGTAGCCCGAAAGAGAAGGACGGGGAAGAAGAGGAGTTCGTGGAGCTGGCGAGTCACGAGGACAACAGGCACGTTGCGAAGGACGTGAGGGGCAGGGAGGTGAAGAGGGCGACGATCGTCGGTAATCCCATGTTCTCCTCGTTCTCGACGAACGCGGTCGCCTCCTCGATGAACGTGTCCACCCCGACCGTGGTCTCATCCTCCTCGTCGCCGCCTAACTCGTCTCCGTCCTCCTCcgccgcctcctcctcctcttcgtcctcctcctcctcctcctcgtcctcatcctcctcctcctcctcgtccgcGTCCCTGTCCCACGAGCAGGAGGAATCGGTTGCACTGGACGACCTGAACCTGGGCATGGACTACAACCAGATCATGCAGTACTTCGACAATTTGAAAGAGTCGAACGCCTAG